CCGTTGTATTAATTATTTTTATCCTGGTTTGCTATTCAATTTATTTCTTATACCGCCATAGCCCCAAGCAAGTTTGGTTGTTCATCTTTATTTCGATGGCAGTACCAGCGCTAGCTCTGATCGTACCAGATTTAATTCTCGGAGGTGCTCAGTCAACTATAGCCCGATATCTACTTCCATCTTACTTAGCCATGCAGCTAGGAGTTGCTTACCTCTTCGCTCATAAACTTAGTGATTCAGTCACACCCCAATTGCAAAAAATATGGCAGTTTGCTTTGATTATGCTAATATCAATTGGTATATTTTCTTGTGCTGTATTTTCCCAATCCGAACTTTGGTGGAGCAAAGCAGAAGGTAATGTTAATTATCATTTAGCTCAAGTCATCAACAAAGCTAAGGAACCTCTTGTAATTAGTGACGCTTATTTTGTCAAAACCTTGGCTCTTAGTCACTATCTAGAACCCAAAGTACGGTTTCAATTAGTAGCTGAACCCCAAATTCCTCAAATTGCCGATGGTTTCAATGATGTGTTTATTTACGACTCTTCCCAAACTCTACGCGACGAATTAGATAAAAAGTATAGTTTACAGCCTGTAGATACAGGTTACTCGATCAGAAATGCTTACAATCCCACTCTGTGGCGGCTAGTAAAATAGTAAGAAATAATCACAAAGATTAATCTATGTTCGCTCAAAATCATTCCGAAAAATCAACTAAATTGCTAGTTGTTATTCTTAACTACCGAACCCCTACCTTAACAATCGACTGCTTGCACTCGCTAGTTGACGAAATTTCTGCTTTACCTCAAACCCATGTAGTAATTGGTGATAATAACTCCGGCGATAGTTCCGCAGAAATAATTGCCCAGGCAATTGAAACTCAAGGTTGGAGTGAATGGGCATCTTTTGTACCGCTAGAACGAAATGGTGGCTACGCTTTCGGCAATAATGCCCTGATTCATCCGACCCTGCATTCGCCCGCTCCTCCTCCCTATTTTCTACTCCTAAACCCCGATACAATTGTGCGCCCAGGGGCCTTAAAATTTCTCCTTGATTTCATGGAATCTCACCCCGAAGTTGGCATTGCTGGCAGTCGTTTAGAAGACCCAGACGGCACACCACAAAAGTCAGCTTTTCGGTTTCATACTATTGCTAGTGAAATTGATTATGGTTTGCGTTTAGGTGTGGTTTCAAAATTATTAGCTTCTTGGTGCGCGTCCCCTCCCGTTTCTCAAGAAACCTGTCAAACTGATTGGGTTGCTGGGGCAAGCATGATCGTCCGCCGCGAAGTATTTGAAACCATTGGATTGCTGGATGAAGGCTATTTCATGTATTATGAAGAAATGGACTTTTGCCTACAAGCTAAAAGGTCTGGTTGGAGTTGCTGGTATGTACCAGAAAGTCGAGTTGTACACCTAGTAGGGCAAAGTTCAGGCGTTACAGATA
The Kamptonema formosum PCC 6407 genome window above contains:
- a CDS encoding glycosyltransferase family 2 protein; the encoded protein is MFAQNHSEKSTKLLVVILNYRTPTLTIDCLHSLVDEISALPQTHVVIGDNNSGDSSAEIIAQAIETQGWSEWASFVPLERNGGYAFGNNALIHPTLHSPAPPPYFLLLNPDTIVRPGALKFLLDFMESHPEVGIAGSRLEDPDGTPQKSAFRFHTIASEIDYGLRLGVVSKLLASWCASPPVSQETCQTDWVAGASMIVRREVFETIGLLDEGYFMYYEEMDFCLQAKRSGWSCWYVPESRVVHLVGQSSGVTDTKIIPKRRPQYWFDSRRRYFVKNYGWLYAAIADISWFSGFLVFQLRRLIQRKPNTDPPQLLGDFVQGSVFFKGTD